The Actinomyces faecalis genome includes the window TCCGATGCGTAGCCCGGTCCATCCGAGGGTCAGGATGTGGTCACTCCACGGGGTGCACGCGGCGGCTAGGCGTGCGAGCTGGGAGGGGTCCAGGTAGACGCGGGGCCGCTGCTTCATCTTGGGCAGGCTGGTGCCGGTGGCCGGGTTGGAGACGATCATGTGGTCACGCACGGCGGTGGCGAGGACCTTCGACAGGGCCCCGTGGGCCTGTCTGACGGTGGAGGCGGACAGGCCGCGCTCTGACAGCGCGCTCACCCACTCCTGGACGGCGGCGGGCTTGACCTGTGAGACCTGGACGCTGCCCCACCTGGGTAGGACGTAGGTGCGTGCCACGGAGTCGTCTTGGTGGAAGGTCTTGGGGCGTACGACGGCCTTGCGTGCTGTGAGCCAGTTGGTGGTGAGGTCTGCGACGGTGGTTCTTCCGGCTGCTACGGGGGTGAAGGCTCCGCGTCTCTTGGCGGCCTCCATCTCCTCGCCCCACACGGTGGCGTCGTGCTTGCGTCTGAAGCCGCGCTTCATGGTCTGGCGGCCTTCGGGGGTGCGGTAGCGGACCATGTACCGCTTCTCGCCCTTGCTGGTGGTGTAGGCGACGATGTTCACGGGGCTATGGGTCCGTCCTCGAAGGTGGCAAAGGTGGCACGGTTATAGAGGGCTGCCACCTTCTGCCACCTTCGGGTTCCAGGGCAGCGCCAACCGCTGTTCGCGAAGGTGCCGAAGGTGCCAAAGGTGCCAGGACTATAGAGAGGCGACACCTTCTGCCACCTTCAGGGTTGGAAGTGGTCCCGGTCACTACCTGCGAAGGTCCCGAAGGTCCCGAAGGTCCCGTGGGTTTAGAGAGGGAGGACCTTCCGGGACCTTCGAGAGAGAAATCGACCGCCGTCATAGGTGGCGTCATAGGTCATTCGTCCTCGTCGTCCCTGACCTGTGTCTCCTCACCGACCTGGTCCCACTGGTGTGTGGCTTCCCACTCGGGGCGGTGGCTGACCTGGCGGGCTGCTGCTAGGCCGACGGGTGGTGGGGGCGGCGGGGTGGTTGGGAAGCGGCCGGTGACGACCACGCCGTCATTGTTGACTCGGGGCACTGCAACGAGCCCCAAAGCGAGCGCCTCCCATGGCAGGCGCTCACGTTCTTCGACGGCCGATACAGCATCGGCCATTACTCGGTCCGGTCGAGTCTGAGCACACAGGGCAATAGCCCCCAGTTCGTCAATCGTCATCGGGCGCTGACCTAGCAACAACTGCGATAGGCGGCTACGGGAGATTCCAGACCTGTCGCTAACCGCAATCTGCGTCAGGCCTTGTGACGCAAGTCTCTCGGCCAGTATGCGGGCACACTCGCGCCCAACTTCACCAATGATGAGCGGTCCGCTTGGCATAAGCCAATCTTCACATGAATCTGCGTATGCGGATAGCCGCACTTGCGGATCCTCATATGGGGATGTAACTTCAAGGTGTCCGCATTTGCGGAACGACCGAGAGGAACCGACCATGCACTCACCGTCCCCCACCCACCCCACCGTGAGCGTGATGCTCACCCCCGACGAGGCCGCGAAGCACCTTGGCGTCAAGGTCAGCACGCTCTCCTCGTGGCGCTACACCGGCGTAGGCCCCGCCTACTACCGGGTAGGCAACGGGCGCGGCTCAAACGTCCGCTACTACCTCGACGACCTCGACGACTGGCTCCGGGCCCGCCGCGTGGAGCCGGAGGCGGTGACCGAGAGTGCCGCCGCTGTCCGTACCGCCTGACGACGGCACCGCCGCCGCCCTGCTCGTCCTGGCCTTCTTCGTCCTCCCACTCTCCATTGAGCGGCTCCGTGGGCTAGTGGCCAGGCAAAAGCGAACCGCCGGAACGAAGCAGGTTCCGGCGGCTCAAACCCCCACCAACACGAACAAGTACTGAAGGAGTGCTTCAACAATGATCGACAACCAGACCGCCAACGTCAACCCCGACGACCTTGACGACCTCGAAGAGGAAGAGATCTTCGACGAGCTCGCCAAGGGCAACCGCCCGCTCGTGACCTGGCAGCGGCCCGGTGACGGCACCGTAGACCACATCGACGTCTTCGCCTCCCCGCTGAGCCTTGAGGAGGTCCGATCCGTCGTCCGCACCCTGACGTGGCTCGCGGAGGAGCTGGCCGGTGAGCTGAGGGAGTGCGAGCCGTGGTGCACGCGTACCCACGCCACCGGTGCCCCGTGCTCCCGTGTCTACGGCTACGCATGCACCGAGCAGGACCCGGAGGCCCGTATCGCCCGGGAGGCCTTCGACGACGGCGTGCTGCACCTGGTAGGCCCCACCTATCAGCAGGTGGAAGCGCTCCAAGGCGATGAGCTGCGAGCCGCCGCCAGGGCATTCATGCGGGCCGCCTACGACCTTGACAGCTACGCCCGGACCCTTGAGGACGAGCAGCGGGCGGGTGAGGCGGCGTGAGCCTGATCTACTGCCTCCCGGTCCCCGACGGCGAGGTCAGCCCGCGTCATCTGGCGGCCCTGACCACCTCAGGGATCACGACAGCGGTTCGCACGGCGGGCGTGTCCCCCTTCGAGAACGCGCTGAGGCCGGGCGAGTACCTGTTCGACCTGGCCACCGCCCACGTCCGGGGCGGGAAGGTCATCCGGGCTGCTGTACCGAAGGACCTGTCCCTGAGGGAGATGGCTCGCGTAGCCACGGGCCTTCTGCAGCTCGACACCTACCCCGATGTGGTCGGGCCGCTCATTGAGAGGTCCGAGGCGTGCAGCCGTCACGACGGCTGCACGCTAGTGACTATCGGGGTCCCGGCGGGGGACCTGCTGGCCTCCGAGGCCGAGCGCCTGTGCGCTGAGGCCGACCACGGCTGCGTCATGGCCACCACTGCCAGCACGGAGGTGACGGCATGACGACGGCGGCACTGACCCCCGCTCAGCGCGACGCCCTGGCAGAACGCACCCTGCATTCAATGCCGCACCCGCCGTGGTGCGACGGGGAGAGGGTGTGCTGGGTTGACGTTGAACCAGACGGGCAGGTGCTGACCTACCACCGCCGCCGTTTCCCCGCTGTCACTGTTGAAGAGCGCTTCGACGGGAGCGTGGCTGCCTGCCCGGACTACATGGACGAGATGACCAGCGTCGCCGACATGCTGGCCTGTGCGTGGGACTTCGTGAGGGCCGCGGCCCTGACGTGGTGGCTGAGCCGTGGCCCGGCCCGGCACTGACCGTCAGGTCGGCGCCCTCCCCCGGCCCCTTGGGCTGCGCGCCCCAGGGGCCGGGGCCCCACCCCTCACGGCTGGGGGTGAGCGGGCGTGGGAGAGCAGCGGTTCGCTGACCTGAACCTCCGCGACCTCGCCGACACCGCCGAGAAGCACCTGCGTCAGGCCCTGGCCCGTACGGAGGCCGTCATGGCGTCCCAGCTGCGTCAGGCCCTGGCCCACAGTGCCAGCGGGCCCCTACCGGAGTGGATGGGGCGGGTCGACACCCTGACCCCGGAAGGGATGAAGGCGGTCACCGACACCGTGGCCATGGGGGAGCGCACCGGGTACCTGGCTGGCTGGCAGGCCGGGGCGTCCCAGGCCGGGGCCCTGCAACGACACCTGGGACGGGCCGAGGGGCAGGCGATGGCCCTACGGGCCCTGGCCGACGGCAGCACCCGCTACCTGACCGCCCACGCCCGAGCGCTCGGTGCCGACCTGGCGCGGGGCCGGGAGGCGGTACCTGACTACCCGGCCCTGTGCGAGCTGCGCGGCGAGGCCGAGCGCGCCGCCCGAGCACGAAGGACCCTGCAAGAAAGGAGGATCGCGTGAGCGACCAACAAGACCAGGACGACGTACGCCGCATCGTCCTGACCCCCGCGTCCCGGATCACCCCCAGGAAGGTCCGGTGGGCGTGGAAGTGGGAGGGTGACGGGCGCATCCCGTCCGGGTCCCTGGCCCTGGCCGCCGGACGTGAGGGGACCGGCAAGTCCTCGTTCGGCATGTGGCTGGCCGCTCAGGTCACCGCCGGGACCCTGCCCGGCACCTACGAGGGCGAGCCCAGGAACGTGCTGTACGTGGCCGTTGAGGACTCCTGGGAGTACACGCTGGTTCCCCGCCTCATGGCCGCCGGCGCGGACCTGGACAAGGTGTTCCGGGTACAGGCCACCGGCGTGCTCGACGAGGAGGTGGCCCTGACCCTGCCTCTGGACAACGCCAAGCTTGAGCAGGCCATCACGGACACGAGCGCGGCGATGGTCGTGTACGACCCGCTGATGAGCCTGCTCGGGGAGAGGCTGTCAGCATCCAGGTCCCGTGAGGTCCGCCTGATGCTTGACCCGCTGGTCCGTATCGCACAGGCGACCGACTGCATCATGCTGGGTATCGCCCACCACAACAAGGGCAGCCACTCAGACCCCATCATGGCGGTCTCGGAGTCCAAGGCGTGGACGGACGTGCCTCGCAGCGTGTTCGCCTTCGCCCGGGACGAGGAGAACCAGTGCCGGGTTATGTCCCAGACGAAGAACAGCCTTGGCCGCGACCCCTCCTCCCTGCCCTCCCTCCGCTACCAGATCGAGCCCGCCGCCGTGCAGCTGTCCGACGGGACCGGGGACGTCGGCCGCTTCGTGGTCACAGGCGTGTCTGACAAGAGCGTGGCGGACCTGACCCGCGAACAGGCCCTCGGAGACGACGCGGAGGACCGTAACGCGGCACAGGCCTTCGTCTTCGACTACCTGGCCCGCAACGGGGGCGAGGCTGAGGCCGGGGACGTGATCAAGGCCGGACGGGCCGCGGGCTTCAACGAGCAGACCATCAAGGACGCGCGCCGTCGGATGACCTCACCCAAGGTTGACAGCCGCAAGGCATCCATGGGGTCTGCCTGGGTATGGGCCTTCCGGGAGGAGACCTCAGCCTCCGAGGAAGGTGGCACGAAGGTGGCGAAGGTGGCAAAGGTGGCAGAACTTAAGGACGTTGCCACCTTGGTGCCACCTTCGGACCCGGAACCCGAAGGTGGCAGAAGGTGGCAGCCCTCTATAACCGTGCCACCTTTGCCACCTTTGCCACCTTCGCCACCTTCGGGGCGACCCGTTCAGGGAGGGTTCATGCCCTTCGACGCCACCGGCTCGCAGGACGTCTACTGCCCTCACGGTGGCCCTGTCGGCATGTGGTGCACTGAGTGCCCGGGGGGTGTGGCCACAGCAGCATGAGAACCGTCCCCAACAGCGCGGGTGTGCCCTGCGTCCCAGACCCGACAGACTCCCGGGACCTCACCCGGCTGGTGACCCTCACCGGGGCGTGGTGCACCGTCTGCCACCTGCCCCGGACCCCCTACCCCGGAAGCCCGGGCTACCACCCCACCTGCCAACCACACACCTAGGAGGACCTGATGGCACACAGGCACGGCGCGGGACGCACCCGCAAGGCCAGGCAGTCCACCCGCTACCCGATGACAGGCCCCGGCTACCTGCACCACCACCGGGACCTGGCCGGCCCTGACCTGGCCCGCTACCGGCGGGACCTCAGCACCTACCAAGACAAGATCAAGGAGGAAGCATGACCACCACCGACACACTCACCCCCGAACCCCTCCCAGACGAACCGCAAGACCTCGACGCCACAGACACGCAGCCAGAGCCGTCAGAGCGCGCTAGAGGCAACGCCGAAGCAGCTAAATACCGGGTACGCGCACGCGAAGCAGAAACCGCCCTAGAAGAGCTCCAAGGCCGCTACGGGGCGCTACTACGATCCAACGTTGAGGCAGCCCTCCCCAACTGGATGCCTAAGGCCGTCTTCAGCAAGTTCGAAACCGACCCCACCCGCTTTCTGTCCGAAGACGGGGAAGTCAACACCGCCGCCGTACGCGACAGGGCAACCAGCCTCGCCAAGGAGATCGGACTACCCGCACACCCCCCACTCAAGCCCGACCCGGCACAGTCACCCACCCCCGCAGGTATTGACACACCATCCTGGCTTGACGTTCTACGCAGACGGTAGAATGACAGTCAGGAACCCCACCCACGGCCCGGAGTCGTGAAGGGGAGAATCCAGCAGCCCCAGCAGGGGCAGCATGGGACGGCCAGAGGCCACCACGCACAGCACATGCTCACGTGGTGGCCTCTATCTGTACCAACGGCCACCACCCTCACAGGAAGACAACCACGATGGCCGAAACCATGACCACCAACGGACAGCCCTTCGCCTGGATGCCACAGAGCATCGAAGAGCTAGTCGTCCAGCCCGTCACCCGCGAGTCCGTCGCCCTGACCGCCGCCGGAAGCACCCGGCTACAACAGGACTGCGACGGCTTCCGCGTCCCAGTCGTCACCAAGGACCCCGTAGCCGCATGGGTCAAGGAGGGCGAAGAAATCCCCCTGTCCGGCTCCAAGGTCGCCGAGGTCGCAGACCGCTTCCACAAGGTCGCAGGCCTGAGCGTCCTTAGCCGCGAGCTCATCCTCGACTCCTCCCCCGACATCGCCAAGCATGTAGGCGAGGGCCTAGCCCGCGACATTGCCCGCAATGTTGATGCCGCCTTCTTCGGCAAGCGTCAGGACGGCGACACCACCGCCCCAATCGGCATCGCTGAGGTCCCCGGGATCGGCACCGTCTCAGCAGGAGGAGAGTGGACGAACACAGACGTGTTCATCACCGCCGCCTTCCAGGCACAGCTAGAAGGAGCCACCCTGTCCTCCTTCGTCGCCAACCCCGCTGACGCAATGACCCTGGCACAGATCAAGGAGCAGGCAGGTTCCCAGCGCCTCCTCCTCAACCCCACTCCCACCGCCGTCGCACCGCTGACCCTGGCAGGTGTCCCTCTGTACGTCTCACCCACCGTCGAGGAGGGAACCATCTGGGGGCTGCCCCAAAACCGGATCAAGATCGGCGTACGCGAGGATGTCGAACTCACTCGCGACGAGTCCGCGTTCTTCACCTCAGATCGCATCGCCATCCGCGCCACCATGCGCGTAGCGTTCCTCTACCCGCACCCCGCCGCGATCCAGAAGATCACCAAGGCCTGATATGCAGCTCACTGCATAAACCCCCGGGAGAAACCCCTCCCCAAGGCCTCCTGATCGCTCCGCGTTTAGGCGCTCCGATCCTGTACGGGTTTTCAGGTCGACTTGAGCCCCGGTCCTGCATATTCATACCCGGGTTTCCAGGGTACGCACCGCGAGGATGAGACAAGAAAAGCGGGACTAGACCACCGCGTTCATAGCAGCCCGAAGGCTGCGGCCCGTTATCTCAGGGCTGGCGACGGATTCATCCCGCTCACCATCAGCCTACCGCGAGCAAAGAGAAGCGCCCCGGATGACAACCATCATCCAGGGCGCTTCCCTGCTCCGAAAAGGCACCCATGCCGGAACGCACCCCCACCCTAGACACCCCCACCGACACAAACCAGAGGCCCGTGAAATCCCTTGACGTGTCAGCGCTTAACCAGAGACTCCGTGAACACATTTTGAGCACAATCTCTCTCAGAACACCCGCATTCTGACATGCTCACAGGACGCCGATTCGGCGGATTCTCAACGATTCTGGCGCCATTGCAACGGCCTATATCTGTCTTGTAAACAGCAGGTCATCGGTTCGAGCCCGATAGACGGCTCCACACTTTCCCCCGGAATCTCAACGATCCCGGGGGATCGTGCTATCTGGCCCTGGTCGTCTTTGGGCATGTTGTGGGCGTGGTCCTGGACGGGGTGCGTAACTCCGTCGTCGACGTTCCTTGCGGTACCGGTGGCGGCGTGCCTTCCAGGTGTGGTGGCGTGCGTCCCTGGGATCGCGGCGTGCGTTTCTGTGGTGAGGGCGTGCCCCTGTTCTGAAGGCGTACCTGGCGACGTCTGTGCGCACGCCGCCATGACGCAGGCGCGCCCCGGTGCGGCTGATACACGCCGCGACGAGACGAATACACGCCGCGACGAGACGAATACACGCCGCGACAAGACGAATACACGCCGCGACCAGGCGAACACACGCCGCGACGAGACGAATACACGCCGCGACGAGACGGGGGGGGGGCGCTCGTTAGGGCAGCCGCCAGTCCACAGGTGTGGTGCCCTGCTGCACGAGCAGCTCGTTGGCGCGGCTGAAGGGGCGCGAGCCGAAGAAGCCTCGTGAGGCGCTCAGCGGTGAGGGGTGCGGTGAGGCGACGATCGGCGTCGTCCCCAGCATCGGGGTCAGGGACTGGGCCGGCCGGCCCCACAGGATCGCTACCAAAGGGGTCTGCCGCGCCACCAGCGCCTCGATCGCGCGCTGAGTGACAGCCTCCCAGCCCCAGCCACGGTGAGACGCCGGAGAGCCTGGACGGACGGTGAGCACGCGGTTGAGCAGCATGACGCCCTGCCGCGACCAGGGCGTGAGGTCGCCGGAGGTCGGACGGGCCACGCCCAGGTCGCTGACCATCTCGGTGAAGATGTTCTCCAGGCTGCGGGGCGGGCGGACCCCGGGCTGGACCGAGAAGCTGAGGCCCATCGGGTGCCCGGGGGTGGGATAGGGGTCCTGGCCGACGATGAGGACCTTGACGTCCTGCATGGGGTAGGTGAAAGCACGCAGGACGTCGGTGCCGGCGGGCAGGTACCCGCGGCCGGCAGCCACCTCCTGGCGTAGACGGTTGCCGATCTCGTGAATCGTCTGCTCCACGGGTGCCAGGGCCTGGGCCCAGGACGGATCGACCAGCTCGGACAGGGGGCGTGCGTGACTCACGGCATGAGCCTAGAGCGTGTGCGGGCGTCTGTGTCGCGAGCCGGCGCGGCTGGTCCCGCTGGCGGTACCGCTGCGTGGGCCCGGGGTGTCTGTCTCGGAAAAGTGCTGCAGCGACTATTCTCACGACGTGTCTCCTTACGAGTATCCCGAGGACGAGTTCGACGCCCGCAACGACGAGGCGCACGAGCCGGTCGGTGTCCACCGCGCCCCGGTGCCGGCCTGGCGAGGCTGGGTGTCCCTGCTTGCCGTGATCGTCATCGTCCCCCTGCTGGCCTGGGCCGCCGTCACCCTGCTGGGCAGGATGGGCTACACCGCGCCCTCGGCGCAGGAGTCCGCCTCCAGCGCGGCTAAGGAGCTGACGGGCGAGGAGACGGCTGAGACCACGGAACCCGCAGAGGCTGCTGAGGTGGAGGAGCCGGCCGCGGCGGAGCCGGAGCAGGCTGAGGCTCAGACCCCTGAGCAGAGCGCGGACCTGACCACGGGCGTGACCATTCACAACGGCAGCTCCGTCAATGGCCTGGCGGGCCGCACCGGCGACCGCCTGACCAACGTCGGCTACACGGACGTCCACGTCCAGCAGGGCGTGTACCGCCAGTCCGCACCGGAGACGACGACGATCTACTACGCCTCGGCTGACAACGAGGCCACGGCCCGTGCGATCGGTGAGGCCCTGGGGATCGCCAACGTGGTCGAGTCCGCTGAGGTCGCTCAGTCCAACCCCGTCGTCATCGTCCTGCGCTCCGACTTCACCGAGTAGGTAGGGAGCCCGGCGAGCCGCCTCGTGCCGGCCCTGATGGGATCGGTACGAGGCGGCTCACGTGCTGTACGACGACGGCGCAGCGGCCTGGGCGTTTCGCCTCCAGCCGATGCTGCGCCCGCCTCTTGCACTCGAGGGGTGAGAGTGCCAGAGTTGTGGTTAGCACTCGGGGCCGCCGAGTGACAGACCGGTCTCCGGTCGTCATCGTGGCAGCCTCCAGTGAGCACACCAGGTCGAGAGGTGAGGGCCGGGAAGGCGCGTGACAAGAACGCGCTGCCTCGACCCGTCCGTCGCGGGCACCGGTCGGCCGTCCAACCCAAGTGGAGGAACCCACATGGCCAAGATCATTGCTTTTGACGAGGAGGCCCGCCGCGGCATGGAGCGGGGTCTGAACACCCTCGCTGACACCGTCAAGGTCACCCTCGGCCCCAAGGGCCGCAACGTCGTGCTCGACAAGAAGTGGGGCGCCCCGAGCATCACCAACGACGGTGTCACCATCGCCAAGGAGATCGAGCTCGAGGACCCCTACGAGAAGATCGGTGCCGAGCTCGTCAAGGAGGTCGCCAAGAAGACCGACGACGTCGCCGGTGACGGTACGACCACCGCGACCGTGCTCGCCCAGGCCCTGGTCCGTGAGGGCCTGCGCAACGTGGCTGCCGGCGCCAACCCGATCGCCGTGCGTCGCGGTATCGACAAGGCCGTGGCCACGGTCGTCGAGCGCCTGCTGGCCGATGCCAAGGAGGTCGAGACCCAGGACGAGATCGCGGCCACCGCGTCCATCTCCGCTGCCGACGAGCAGATCGGTGCCCTCATCGCCGAGGCCCTGGAGAAGGTCGGCCACGACGGTGTCATCACCGTCGAGGAGTCCAACACCTTCGGCCTGGAGCTTGAGGTCACCGAGGGCATGCGCTTCGACAAGGGCTTCATCTCCCCCTACTTCGTCACCGACGCGGACCGTCAGGAGGCCGTCCTGGAGGACGCCTACGTCCTGCTGGTCGAGTCCAAGATCTCCAACGTCAAGGACCTGCTGCCGCTGCTGGAGAAGGTCATGCAGTCCGGCAAGCCCCTGGCGATCATCGCTGAGGACGTCGAGGCCGAGGCCCTGGCCACCCTCGTGGTCAACCGCATCCGCGGCACCTTCAAGTCCGTGGCCGTCAAGGCTCCCGGCTTCGGTGACCGTCGCAAGGCGATGCTGCAGGACATGGCCATCCTCACCGGCGGCACCGTCATCTCCGAGACCGTGGGTCTGAAGCTGGAGAACGCCACGCTGGAGGACCTGGGCCAGGCCCGCAAGGTCGTCGTCACCAAGGACGAGACCACGATCGTCGAGGGTGCCGGGGACAAGGACGCCATCGAGGCTCGTGTCCAGCAGATCCGCAACGAGATCGAGAACTCCGACTCCGAGTACGACAAGGAGAAGCTCTCCGAGCGCCTGGCCAAGCTGGCTGGCGGCGTCGCCGTCCTGAAGTCCGGTGCGGCCACCGAGGTGGAGCTCAAGGAGCGCAAGCACCGCATCGAGGACGCCGTGCGTAACGCCAAGGCCGCCGTCGAGGAGGGCATCGTCGCCGGTGGTGGCGTCGCCCTCATCCAGGCTGCTGAGGCCCTGAGCGCCCTCGAGCTCGAGGGTGACGAGGCCACGGGTGCCTCGATCGTCAAGGTCGCTGTGGAGGCTCCGCTCAAGCAGATCGCCATCAACGCCGGTCTTGAGGGCGGCGTCGTCGTCGACCGCGTGCGCAACCTGCCCACCGGTGAGGGCCTGAACGCCGCCACCGGCGAGTACGTCAACCTCCTGTCCGCCGGTATCGCCGACCCGGTCAAGGTCACCCGTTCTGCTCTCCAGAACGCCGCGTCCATTGCGGGCCTGTTCCTGACCACCGAGGCCGTCGTGGCTGACAAGCCGGAGCCCCCGGCCCCGGCCCCGGCTGGCGGAGACGACATGGGCGGCATGTACTGATCCGCTGACCCGCTGCGGTGCTGACCAGACCTGATCAGCACTGACACGACACGGACGGGCCGCTCTCCCACCAGGGAGGGCGGCCCGTCCTGGTGCTGGCGGAGGCCTTCCGGAACCGGACGTCCTGACACCACCTCCTGCCTGGTGAGACCTCCGCTGCCCGGGCCCGGCGGCGCTGCGGTGGCTCGGTGCAGCCTCACTGGGCACCGAAGCGACTGACGTTGGTGGACTCGGCCTCGTCGTAGGCCAGCGCGGAGGCGTCCAGCGCCTGGCTGATCGCGTCCAGGCTGGTCTGGACCTGTACCTGTGTCAGGTGCCAGTCCGCGGCGCAGGAGGCCATGGAGGCGGAGGCACCGCCGGTCCAGGAGGCCTGGAGAGTAGCGATGTCGCCGTTCATCGCGTCCACCTCCGCCTGGATCGTGGCGACTCGGGCACGGGCGCGCGCTGCGGTGTCTGCTACGGCCTGGGTGTCAACGGAGAAGAGGGGCATGAGGGGCCTTTCGCACGGGGCGTCGCTGGTCGGCGCCGGTGCGTCCAGGCTAGGGAGGCAGCGCTGCGCAGCGCCGGGCCCCTGTGGACGGTCGCTCGCGCCCCTGCCGCGGTGCAGACCTGTGGAGCCCGGGCGAGCTGTCAGGCCCCGCAGCTGTCGCTCTCGCCCGCTGTCTTCCTCGCGCCCCTGCCTCGTACGCCTCCGCGCTGCAACGGGTCCGCGGGGGAGGGTCCTAACCCAGCCGCGAGGCTCCGCCGTCGGCAGTCTCCTCGGTGACGGGGTGGAACTCCCCTGTGCGCGCCTCACGCAGGGTCTTGGCCTCCTCGACCTTGGCGCGCAGCTTCTCCGCCAGCCGCACACGCGCGGCCTCAGCCATCGACTGACGGTCGACCACGGGCACGCCACCGGCGGGCGTGAGCGAGGCTGCGTCGCCGGCTGCCGGAGCTGTGCGCGGAGTGCTCATGAGGCGATCGATGTCCGCGACGCAGGACTCCATGGAGGTCGTGTGGGACAGGCCCTCGTGACCAGGGACCGCAGGTGTGGACGCGACGGCTGGCGCAGCGGCGCCGGCCGCACGGGGAACCCCGACCGCGGGCGTCGCGGGGGACGGCACCACCGGCGCTCCGCGTGGGGCGGTGACCGGACGCGTCGGCGTGACCGGCTCGGACGGCGGTGCCGGGACGCTGGAGGCCATCGCCACCAGCGGCGCGGAGGGCAGAGGCTCAGCTGGGCCGGCTGGGACCGAGGTAGCCTCATCATCCTGAGCGGCCCAGGCGGCTGCGACCTGCTCGCCCTCGGTGGCTGCCTGCTCGACACGGGCAGCGAGATGGGCCAGGGCGGCATCGGCGGCCGTGCAGGTGGCCTCGCCCTGCTCCTCCTTGGCGGCGAGCTTTGCCAGGCCGTCCTCAAGAAGCTGCTTCTCAGCCTCCAGGTTCTGGCGTGCGGCCAGCTCCCAGCGTGCACCGAGGGGCGAGGAGAAGAGAGTCTCGCGGGACAGCAGCTTGGAGACGATGGTCAGGCGCGCACTCAGGTAGTGCTTGGCCGGGATGTGGGCGTACTCCTCGCGCACCAGCTCGCGGTAGCGCTTGTACTGCTGCGGCCCGACTGCCAGTGCCCCGAGGTCGGCGTCGTTGAGGGCCAGGGCGTCGATGTCCTCGCGTGCCAGGTTGTGACGCTTGAGGTTGAGGATGAGTGCGCAGATGCGGTCAGTGACCTTGTCCGGGACCCCCAGGGCGTGCAGGTCCTCAGCAGCGTATGCGGCCGAGGCGACCTCGTCCTCCCCGCCGTTGCGCCTGTAGGTCTCCTCGGTGGCCGAGGAGAACACACAGCCGTGGTACCACACCGCCAGGCGCATGACGTCAGGGTTGTGGGACTCGTCAGCCAGCTCGTCCACGCGCGCCAGCATGTCGATGGCGTGCTTGAGGTTGTGGAAACGCCGGTCCGGGCTCAGCCACATGCCCACCAGGCGCTCGCCGACCTCCTGGATCTGCTCGGCACCCGCCGTCGCGCCGACCGCCTTGACAGAGCGGACGTACGCCGGCAGCAGCCACTGAGGTGCGTCCAAGACGCCCATGCACAGCCTCCGAGGTCGGGAGAGGAAACGCTGGCCATCGTATGCTCGTGCCGCACGGAAGTCGAAGGGAACGCCTGTTCGTCCCGCCACCTTTCGGGCTGACGGGTGGCGGCTGGAGGGGCTGGTTAGCGC containing:
- a CDS encoding phage major capsid protein, which encodes MASICTNGHHPHRKTTTMAETMTTNGQPFAWMPQSIEELVVQPVTRESVALTAAGSTRLQQDCDGFRVPVVTKDPVAAWVKEGEEIPLSGSKVAEVADRFHKVAGLSVLSRELILDSSPDIAKHVGEGLARDIARNVDAAFFGKRQDGDTTAPIGIAEVPGIGTVSAGGEWTNTDVFITAAFQAQLEGATLSSFVANPADAMTLAQIKEQAGSQRLLLNPTPTAVAPLTLAGVPLYVSPTVEEGTIWGLPQNRIKIGVREDVELTRDESAFFTSDRIAIRATMRVAFLYPHPAAIQKITKA
- the groL gene encoding chaperonin GroEL (60 kDa chaperone family; promotes refolding of misfolded polypeptides especially under stressful conditions; forms two stacked rings of heptamers to form a barrel-shaped 14mer; ends can be capped by GroES; misfolded proteins enter the barrel where they are refolded when GroES binds), translated to MAKIIAFDEEARRGMERGLNTLADTVKVTLGPKGRNVVLDKKWGAPSITNDGVTIAKEIELEDPYEKIGAELVKEVAKKTDDVAGDGTTTATVLAQALVREGLRNVAAGANPIAVRRGIDKAVATVVERLLADAKEVETQDEIAATASISAADEQIGALIAEALEKVGHDGVITVEESNTFGLELEVTEGMRFDKGFISPYFVTDADRQEAVLEDAYVLLVESKISNVKDLLPLLEKVMQSGKPLAIIAEDVEAEALATLVVNRIRGTFKSVAVKAPGFGDRRKAMLQDMAILTGGTVISETVGLKLENATLEDLGQARKVVVTKDETTIVEGAGDKDAIEARVQQIRNEIENSDSEYDKEKLSERLAKLAGGVAVLKSGAATEVELKERKHRIEDAVRNAKAAVEEGIVAGGGVALIQAAEALSALELEGDEATGASIVKVAVEAPLKQIAINAGLEGGVVVDRVRNLPTGEGLNAATGEYVNLLSAGIADPVKVTRSALQNAASIAGLFLTTEAVVADKPEPPAPAPAGGDDMGGMY
- a CDS encoding WXG100 family type VII secretion target gives rise to the protein MPLFSVDTQAVADTAARARARVATIQAEVDAMNGDIATLQASWTGGASASMASCAADWHLTQVQVQTSLDAISQALDASALAYDEAESTNVSRFGAQ
- a CDS encoding uracil-DNA glycosylase, producing MSHARPLSELVDPSWAQALAPVEQTIHEIGNRLRQEVAAGRGYLPAGTDVLRAFTYPMQDVKVLIVGQDPYPTPGHPMGLSFSVQPGVRPPRSLENIFTEMVSDLGVARPTSGDLTPWSRQGVMLLNRVLTVRPGSPASHRGWGWEAVTQRAIEALVARQTPLVAILWGRPAQSLTPMLGTTPIVASPHPSPLSASRGFFGSRPFSRANELLVQQGTTPVDWRLP
- a CDS encoding AAA family ATPase, with protein sequence MSDQQDQDDVRRIVLTPASRITPRKVRWAWKWEGDGRIPSGSLALAAGREGTGKSSFGMWLAAQVTAGTLPGTYEGEPRNVLYVAVEDSWEYTLVPRLMAAGADLDKVFRVQATGVLDEEVALTLPLDNAKLEQAITDTSAAMVVYDPLMSLLGERLSASRSREVRLMLDPLVRIAQATDCIMLGIAHHNKGSHSDPIMAVSESKAWTDVPRSVFAFARDEENQCRVMSQTKNSLGRDPSSLPSLRYQIEPAAVQLSDGTGDVGRFVVTGVSDKSVADLTREQALGDDAEDRNAAQAFVFDYLARNGGEAEAGDVIKAGRAAGFNEQTIKDARRRMTSPKVDSRKASMGSAWVWAFREETSASEEGGTKVAKVAKVAELKDVATLVPPSDPEPEGGRRWQPSITVPPLPPLPPSPPSGRPVQGGFMPFDATGSQDVYCPHGGPVGMWCTECPGGVATAA
- a CDS encoding helix-turn-helix domain-containing protein, whose amino-acid sequence is MHSPSPTHPTVSVMLTPDEAAKHLGVKVSTLSSWRYTGVGPAYYRVGNGRGSNVRYYLDDLDDWLRARRVEPEAVTESAAAVRTA
- a CDS encoding LytR C-terminal domain-containing protein; its protein translation is MSPYEYPEDEFDARNDEAHEPVGVHRAPVPAWRGWVSLLAVIVIVPLLAWAAVTLLGRMGYTAPSAQESASSAAKELTGEETAETTEPAEAAEVEEPAAAEPEQAEAQTPEQSADLTTGVTIHNGSSVNGLAGRTGDRLTNVGYTDVHVQQGVYRQSAPETTTIYYASADNEATARAIGEALGIANVVESAEVAQSNPVVIVLRSDFTE